One stretch of Anolis carolinensis isolate JA03-04 chromosome 3, rAnoCar3.1.pri, whole genome shotgun sequence DNA includes these proteins:
- the LOC100556702 gene encoding P2Y purinoceptor 8 has product MPQDIPLVLASKQLLDPSSLLNNGRNITNATWEMLQSSVFSIALPTLFSIIFTISIPLNSISLWFLCKHSRPWTPTIVFCINLTIADLLYSMLLPFQIVYHSKGNYWPFGDVLCRIVTVLSYGNMHCSVLTMMSISIERYLGIVLPLRYKVMRSIRTSVLACIIIWVLVVTICYLPHIVIAVIHYVLLADDKTFYVAYKLSLATAGFNCCFDPLVYYYGSKEFRRKIQKKLCRCAVVGFSENTPIFSEHDMQITPIQKAPRI; this is encoded by the coding sequence ATGCCTCAAGATATCCCACTTGTCCTGGCATCAAAACAGTTGTTGGATCCATCATCTCTCCTGAACAATGGAAGAAATATAACAAATGCCACATGGGAGATGCTTCAGAGTTCTGTGTTTAGTATTGCCTTGCCTACACTTTTCTCCATTATCTTTACCATCAGCATTCCTCTCAATTCCATCTCCTTGTGGTTCCTCTGCAAGCATTCAAGGCCTTGGACTCCCACCATAGTGTTCTGCATTAATCTCACCATTGCAGACTTGTTATACAGCATGTTGCTCCCCTTTCAAATAGTTTACCATTCCAAGGGTAACTATTGGCCCTTTGGGGATGTTCTGTGCCGCATTGTCACTGTTTTGTCCTATGGAAACATGCACTGCTCTGTTTTAACCATGATGAGCATCAGCATAGAGCGCTATCTGGGGATTGTTCTTCCTTTGCGCTACAAAGTCATGAGATCCATTAGAACTTCTGTCCTGGCTTGCATCATCATTTGGGTACTTGTGGTCactatttgttacctgcctcacATTGTCATAGCTGTCATTCATTATGTCCTCCTTGCTGATGATAAAACATTCTATGTAGCATATAAATTATCCCTTGCAACTGCTGGCTTTAACTGCTGTTTTGATCCATTGGTTTACTACTATGGCTCCAAAGAATTCCGTCGAAAGATACAGAAGAAGCTCTGCAGATGTGCTGTTGTTGGTTTTAGTGAAAATACCCCTATTTTTTCGGAGCATGATATGCAAATAACTCCCATACAAAAAGCACCGAGGATATAA